In a single window of the Geotrypetes seraphini chromosome 11, aGeoSer1.1, whole genome shotgun sequence genome:
- the SOCS1 gene encoding suppressor of cytokine signaling 1, whose amino-acid sequence MVAHNKVADNAVADPRPCLEARGSDRCPEEDEKEPQLQRVRRSPAPHRSDTHFRTFRSHADFSLITRTSAMLDACGFYWGPMTVSAAHEKLKSERVGTFLVRDSRQKNCFFAISVKTSSGPTSVRILFQGGRFSLDGSKESFDCVFELVEHYLSSPKKVLVTPLRKVKLRPLQELCRKSIVATFGRENLDSISLNPVLKDYLKSFPFRI is encoded by the coding sequence ATGGTAGCACACAATAAGGTGGCAGATAATGCAGTTGCAGACCCGCGACCTTGCCTCGAAGCCCGGGGCTCCGACCGTTGCCCGGAGGAGGACGAGAAGGAACCGCAGCTGCAGAGAGTCCGCCGTAGCCCGGCCCCCCATCGCAGCGACACTCACTTCCGCACCTTCCGCTCGCACGCCGACTTCAGCCTCATCACGCGCACCAGCGCCATGCTGGACGCCTGCGGTTTCTACTGGGGGCCGATGACGGTCAGCGCCGCCCACGAGAAGCTGAAGAGCGAGCGCGTGGGCACTTTCCTGGTCAGGGACAGCCGGCAAAAGAACTGCTTCTTCGCCATCAGCGTGAAGACGTCGAGCGGGCCCACCAGCGTCCGGATCCTCTTTCAGGGCGGCCGCTTCAGCCTAGATGGCAGCAAAGAGTCGTTCGACTGCGTCTTCGAACTGGTGGAACATTATTTGAGCTCCCCGAAAAAGGTCCTGGTCACCCCCCTGCGCAAGGTCAAGCTGAGGCCCCTGCAAGAGCTGTGCCGCAAAAGCATCGTGGCGACCTTCGGGAGGGAAAACCTGGACTCCATTTCTCTCAACCC